From the genome of Denticeps clupeoides chromosome 17, fDenClu1.1, whole genome shotgun sequence:
CTCgtaattcaaaataatttttcccTCTCAGGGTTGTGACAGGCAAATGATTTTTGACATGCTGAAAAGTCTCAGGTCTGTTGTCTACCTGCCTGGTGATTATGTCTGCAAAAAGGTAAAGGACTCAAAAGGAAATGGCCACGTGGCCATGGCTAGCCCTTCTTCTTGGTTAAATTCCAGCTTTTGCAGGGTGAAGTTGGACGGGAGATGTACATCATTCAGGCAGGGGAGGTGCAGgtggtgggcggtcctgacgggaAGACGGTCTTCGCCACACTGAAGGCAGGCTCTGTGTTTGGAGAGATCAGGTAGGCACTGAGCTGATTAGCCTTTGATGTAGGAGCTACGCTCCATGGTTGACTCTTGGCTGTTGTTCTGCCAAGCTTATTGGCTATAGGTGGGGGGAATCGTCGAACCGCCAACGTCATCGCCCATGGCTTCACTAATCTGTTCATCCTGGATAAAAAAGACCTAAATGAGATCCTGGTGCATTATCCTGAGTCCCAGAAGCTTCTGAGGAAGAAAGCCAAGTAAGGGAACTAGATCACCATCACTGAGCAGATGGGCTGAACCAATGGGAGTGTTTTATGTTGGTTTACCTTTGTTCTGGTGTAAACTCTCCCTCTTCACCTCAGAAAAATGCTGACGAAGGACAAGAagccaacagaaaaaaaagaagaaactaaGGAACCAGCCCAGGTCATCCCTCCCCGAGCAGAAACCCCAAAATTGTTTAAGGCAGCCTTGGAAATGACAGAGAAATCAGGACTTAAAGGAACTCTCGCCAAGCTGAAAGAGAAGGCCAACAAGTCTAGTGTCTCTCTTCAGGTACTGTGGACATACACCAGTGGACCTCTGAATCTGCTGCACACCTACACAGTAGCATCCAGACATAATTACACTCACTGGCTACTTTAGAAACAGAAAGTGGATGATGATCTCTTTTTAACAGCCGTCTGTGTCCTCGTCCCTGCAACCGACCTCACCTCTGCCGAGCCAGCACCAGGAGCAGGAGGCTGAAATCCTCTCACAAAGGTCTGACTGCTCCCTGCGTACCCAAAGAGCTCCTTCCTGCcaagatgaagacatgacctctGCTGAtgagaagctggaggagaaagCAGAGGCAGGGGATGGAGGAAAGAGGAAGGGGAAGAAAAAGGTGGATTAGTCCTAAAAACAAAGTACACACCattcaaaaacatgaaatgatagCAAAAATACGGTATACTTGCTGTAGGTTAAGGACAGGACAACTATTGATCCATGCTGTTCTGTTAGATACACCACAGAACAACATGTCCTTTAGAACAGCATAGCAACAaacattgcaaaacacatgcaaagaCTCTCCAGTAATATGCTATAATTTTACATCTGTGGACAATGCTAACACAttgcgtggtagtagcctagtgggttaggtACTCGCCTGTGAGTCAGAAGGCAgacaagtcacaggttcaaaccccaccaactaccattgtgttcctgagcaggacacttaacattgagtgtctccggggggactgtccctgtaactactggttgtaagtcgctctggagaagggcgtcggATAAATATGAATACCTTTAGGTTAAATACTGTAATGtgtaaatttttgtttttccactgtATATGCGTGGAGTGAAACCGCACTGTTGCTGTATTTCTCCAGGTTTGCCTTTCTGTCTGCTGTTGCTGTTGAAACCTGAAAGTGCCTTAAGATTAACCGTGACACTGCAGTGCACTCTGACCTTAAACACCTTTTTCATGCTTTCCGTGACTGGAACCAtttcaacacacaaacacaaatcggGAGGCTCCCTCCCAGCTCGCGCCCCAGCTGTGGTTGTGTTGAAAGGGACCCAGGGACTGTGAAAGTACGCTCTTAATCGATCTCAGTTGGGTAAGGTCCCTAACATAGTTTTTGTTTTTAGGCTTTTTCTTTGCTCCAGCACATTTACGGCACCGAAGTTGTGAGTTATAACAGAGACAAAGGGTGGAGCGACACAGCGTGAAACGCCATTAGATCTTCCTATATAAACTGCCTCCAGATGTGAGCTGGAGGTGTATGGTCGAGGCAACGCTTTGCTGAAATTGAACAATGCAGCATAAGTAAGAACAGATGCAGAAAATTCTtagaaatacacatacacatcatatataaaatatgtcagTCAGTTGCCTTTTCTCCTCATTTACAGTTTACGCTTTGTGTTCAATTTTATTGAGACTTGTCTTACTTTTAACTTTGCAAGACCAACAACTCAGCATTTTCtaataaattgaacaaacattACATGACCGTTatgatttaatatattttaagatTAGAAGAATGAGTTTGCATTATAGCTATCTTATTGCAAGGTCCCTATTGCCCTTTTAgcaaattatttcatatttcatttatcCTTTGCTTGTAAATTGTGCTAATATTTGAATGATATTGtaactgaaaaataaataagatgctTATAGGACTGTCACACTTTTTTGTATATTTCGTGAGGTTGTGATTATGAACTGTACACTATGTGATTAGTTATAGGACATGTCTTGCCAGCCCTTTTAACTGCcttataacatttaaaaaataaggtAGATTAATAAATAGGCGAATCGATTTAGGAGGTGATATTTGGAATCTGACAAACTTTCAATGCTTCATTCAAATTCCAGCACCTGCTGTTTGCATGCCAGTCTGTTGGTTTTCaataaattatattaacaaaagactgtgtttgtatttattgtatgtTGAGAGAATACAATTTCACGGTAAGACCAATAAAAATGGCTCCACCTACTCGAGGGATCAAGCAAAGGACGTCTTCATTGTGTCCCATGTTAAAATCAAATCGATTCCTTTCAAACTTTGACCGTaacctttttaaatgtttttaaatgtttaacagTGCTTTTTGTCCATAAAAGGCTAACTGAAAAATATTAGCAAAGTGCTacagtttttaaatatttcgATGTTAAATTGTATATGAGAAACAGCGACTCTGATTGGTTGTAACGATTGAACTACTTCTCCCAGAGTTCCCTGCAACGTCACGTGGCCAAGCGCCGCGCTTCCGCGTGACTCGGCTGCGCTCACCGGACACCGGGCTGGAAACGATGAATGACATTACATAGATCCGCGCCGAATAGACCAACTTCCCCACAACAGTATCGCTCGTGGCTGTTTAGCTCTAGACGCCGGACGACTGTTGTGGGAAGTTGGTGTGATGAGTGGTGGTCGGTTTGTGGTGACCTGCTTTAGCTGAGCTGGACAGCTCGTCGGGGCTTATCGTAAAGACAGAACGAATCTGGCTGCCAGTATAGCTGTCTAACGAATTGGACAGTGAAGTGTTTTAATTTGCCATGATCTCTTATAGTAACGTTTTAGATGGGAAGAAATCCATAGAAACATGGAGACTCCAGAGCTACCTGTTGAGGTGAGCCATTATGAATAACGTTATGTAACTTGCTTCCATTAATGTTTGGTTAACGTTTGGTTATGTTTGAATAAATCATGCACTGTGTGACCTTATATATTATATGCAAAATGCCATATTGAGTGGCAAGCAAAAGTATCGATCATCGTACCCCTTTTATAAATATTGGCTTTCCTTCAGATCATCACATATATCCTGAGCTTTCTGCATGCATCAGACAGAAAGGAGGCTTCGCTGGTGTGCAGAAAGTGGTACGATGCCAGCCAAGACTTTCAGTTCCAGGTAATTTGTTAGAAAATGCGTGTGCTGAAATGTGTCTTGTTACTGAACCAGTAACAATGCAATTCCTTGCCGCAGAAAGATGTCACGTTTAAGTTCCCGGCCTCGATTTCCTCCTTGGAGGTGATACGGGGTCTTGGCAGCCGCTCCCGATGTGGCCTTGTCATAAGTCACCTTGATGGATCCAGCGTGTCTAAGGCGGTTCTCGTAGAGGTGGGGCTCCATCTCGGCCCTCGTTTGGAGAGCCTGGCCCTTCCCGGGTGCAGCATCACAGAATCTTCCCTCCTTGGGCTGCTGCCACAGTTGACCGGCCTGCGTAAGCTGGACCTCAGGGGCCTGGACAGCCTCTTTATGTCTGGAGCTTTCTTGTCACGAGAGGAGCACCGTCagcaggtttttaaaaaaagaaaagttttgttGAACTTATTTTGCACAGAGACATGTACATTTTAAgcataaaatgtacagtatatcAGTAAAAGGTACTTTTAATACTGACTAAAAATGTTTAGATACTTTCCCTGAAATTAGATGCATGTTTGTTGTAAACTGATTTAATTGTATATTTTGctattctttattatttcagcaGAGATATGAAAAACACTATTTGCaaatctaaataataaaaaccttaaaatattattttaatatgttgtaGACTAGGCTGAACTTCCACTCACCATACATGTATGATTTAAACCGTGATCTCtaataataaatagttttaaatcCCTAATTTCCCAAGAATTCTGCCGGACTGATTAAAATGACGAATCTGATGAATTACCGGATAACAGGAAACTGTTCTATTATTGCTTCAGGTCCGGTGGGCTTTAGAGGGTCTGGAAGAGCTAAACCTGTCTGACCTGAGGTACCTGTCAGATCTCACCTTCAACCGACTCACAGGCTGCACCCCGAGACTGCAGCGCCTCGCCGTTGCCGGATGCCACATAGCGTTCGAGTTTGATCCGTACCGCGGGCGGCCGGTCGGGCCCGACTCCTCGGCTTTGCTCTCCCTTCGTAATCTGCGAAGGCTCCTGCAGGATCAGGCCGCCACCATCCGTGCCCTGGACCTGAGCAGGACCAGCATTACACCGGAGTCTCTGAGAACCGTGGTGCAGGTCCCGGGTCTCACCCTGCACGAGCTGCGCCTGCAGGGCTGTAAGGAGCTATCGGACCAGGCGGTGGAGGTCCTCTGCCGCCACCAGCCGTCCCTCAGGTGTCTGGACCTCAGCGGCTGCACGGAACTCACCAACAGGTCTGTAGGGGCCGTGGCATCAGGCCTTGCCAAGCTCCAGGTTCTCTCTCTGTCCCGCGACTGGAGGGTGACGGAAAATGGCCTGGCGGAGCTGGCGAAGCTGCCGCACCTGAAGAGCCTCGACCTGTCGGAGTGTCTCCACGTCAGCGGTGCAGAGATAGTGAAGGGCCTGTCTTCTCCACAGCCCCGGGCACAGCTGGAGAGCCTCAGCCTCAGGAGCTGTTGCTACATCAGGGTGGGTCCCCAACCAGCCAAGACTGAGTTAACAAGTCCGTACTTTTTTGCTAGACTTGTCTAGCataattcaacatttttaatatctgCATCCAAGACATTATTTCTCTTTCTTCACTAGTCTTGTTCTTGTTCTCTAAATTCCTTTGCTTTGACAGAACGTAGCCATCTTCTCCATGGCTCAGTTGCTTGGTTCCAGCTTGCGTGTGCTTGATCTGACGTCTTGTGTTTACCTGACTGACCTGAGTGTGCGTGCAATCGCAACCTACCTGCCCGGCCTGCTGGTGCTGCGCCTTGGCTGGTGCAAAGAAGTCACGGACTGGGGCCTGCTGGGAATAGTGGAGCCCACAAAAGACTGTGAGCCCCGAACGGAAACGGTGAGATTAGATCCCAGCGATATCTGAATCGGATATCTGAGTAGCCAAGCCAAGCTGTGAACGTGATTTTTTTGGGTCgaccactgcatttaacccatcaattTTTGGTGAAATGTGCCCGTGGAGCGTCCGCTTCTgatcccgctaggccactggtGCTCTGTTTCAATGATTTGTGCCAAACGTTGTGTAACGGCAGACAGATCATGGGCTCATTGTCATCTTTGAAACACATTTTACCTGCTAtgcacaataacaacaacatcaacaacatttatttcttatatagcccaaaatcaatGGGCTTTGCATACAATGCATACATTTCAGCAATAAATTCATAATCAGATTATGTATTTGGAGCGGCTACATAATCCAACATataaatagtgaagtgattgtcatacacggcagcacagcacatggggaacacagtgaaatttgtcctctgcatttaacccatcaccctgagggagcagtgggcagccatgacaggcgcccggggagcagtgtgtggggacggttctttgctcagtggcacctcagtggatcgggattcgaaccggcacccttctgattacggggatcATGATTATGTCACATAGTAAagcaaaatgataaaaaatatcaCTACTTTTCATATGACATACATTCTTAGGAGGACAAAGGGCCGAGCTTCACCCGCACCTTTGGCAACATGGGTTTCTTCCAGCCACCCCAGATGCCCTTCCAAGACAAGCCGCGGACGGTGACCGACGAGGACCTCAGCCAGTTTCAGGAACAGGAAGGGTCTTCGGTGCTGGCACTGAGGGGACTTCGGGAACTTGATTTAACCGCCTGTGCGAAACTTACCGATGGCAGCCTCACACAGGTAAAATGTGGAGCAGCTCGCTGCTGGTGAtcagcacatttatttaatgcatttcattCACCTCATTTCTATTTCCTATACTACACTACCCATGATGCCTTGCACGTCTCACTCAATGCCATATACTGCAGCAGTTGACCGGTGACCGAACGATGCTGCTTCAAAACCATTtcaatttttatgaaatattgtttattgAAACGTTTTATGTTTAGACAGCACGCCTGCTACATAACATGAGCTAGGAAAGCCGGCTCGGTAATGGATCCCTCTGCTTGGTTTTTGCTCTAGGTGATCCGTTTCCCAGACCTTCAGCGACTATCTCTGTCCATGCTGCCAGAGATAAGTGATGAGAGCCTGGCCTCTGTAGCACAACACTGCTGCAGCCTTACCAGCCTGGCCCTCAGCCGCTGTCCTCAGATCAGTGACCAGGGTGTCGCGAGAGCTGCGCCGCATATGCAGAGACTGCAGCACCTTTACCTGGCTGGATGTGATGGAGTCACCGACAGGTGAGACACGGCAACCTCTCACTGTGTAATCGTCGTCCAGGTTTATTGTAACTATAGGACACTGCATCAGACACTGGGTGGAGAAAACATTCAGTCCTCTTTCCCCCAGATCTCTATCTATCCTGGCCCAGCACTGCAGAAGGCTACGGACACTGGACATCTCCATGTGCAAAGACATCACCATAAAGAAGGTGGATCTCCTCCAATCACAGCTACCCTTTCTTGAGAATGTCCAGTGTCATTTTGTAAGCGGAGCTGACCTCACCCTGACCCTGTAGATGACACAAATCATATTTCACAGCTGTCACCTTTTAGGGGACACtttaagtgtctccagagggactgtccctgtagctactgattgtaagtcgctctgtataagggcgtctgataaatgctgtaaatgggagACTTGTCAAGTGCAGGTATGAGAACCTTAGTATTCCAAGCAGAAAGTAGAACTTATTCTCACAGATGAACAAGAGAAGGTATTAGAAGTATAGATTTTTTCAATTTAAAAGTACAAGATATTGTAGTTTTATTTCAGTATTTATATCTGTTATAACAAATATTTAGTTTGTGAGTGTTCTGTTAAGGATACTGTTGAGGATACCCAATGGGCATAATCCTTAAATCACCTTTTGAATATTAGTTATACTTTGACTTATTATACATTTCATACATACTCCTCAAACCAAAACACATAGAGAGAGTTTGTTTCTAAgtgtttatttacaaaaaatcataatacaagtgcatttaaaaatcacacaaagcCAAAAGTGGCCCAGATTTTGTGCAAACCAAAAGCAAGCAAAGTACCTGTTAGCAGAACGTGGAAACCAAAAGTGAAATGTATGTTGTgtgaattttaaataatctcagTTGACTGATTCAGTTGATTGATTGCTTGTATTTTAATTATAAGAATGTTATATTTGACAATTGCTTTGTAATTCTTTGCATTctgattaaaatgtacagtgaGAACCTCTAATAtaaccaaaataaaatgtaatctaCATTTGTTagtgtgcgtttgtgtgcaTTGTAGTTTCCATCAAGGGGCACAAGTACTTAGATAtattacatgaataaaacaaaagtgACATGCATAATATCAACAAAAAACTGAAAccacaaaatgcatttctctCCCGACAAAAAGGCACTGCTGGACCCTTTTATTGTAAAGAGGCCATTCAGGCCAGACCTTACAGTACAGTTTTCATTAGATACATTCTCTCCTATGGCACCCGATCAGTCAGACTGAAAAAACACTGCTCTGTTGCGAGGAATGGAAGGGAGAGGCCATGTCGATATTTATTAATGTCGTTTGTTAAAATGCTTAATTCAACCAGCATGTCTGCTGGATGCTTACGAGTATAAATTTATTGCACAGTATACTATTTAGTATTTATGCTTGCATGTAATGTCCATAATGCCCGTTTAAGTTAGTCTTTCTTTAAGTTGTAATAGCTACCAGTCTGTACCTTTCGAGAAAagtgaatttattattattttttcttaaataatgaaagaaaaccCTTATG
Proteins encoded in this window:
- the fbxl9 gene encoding F-box/LRR-repeat protein 14, giving the protein METPELPVEIITYILSFLHASDRKEASLVCRKWYDASQDFQFQKDVTFKFPASISSLEVIRGLGSRSRCGLVISHLDGSSVSKAVLVEVGLHLGPRLESLALPGCSITESSLLGLLPQLTGLRKLDLRGLDSLFMSGAFLSREEHRQQVRWALEGLEELNLSDLRYLSDLTFNRLTGCTPRLQRLAVAGCHIAFEFDPYRGRPVGPDSSALLSLRNLRRLLQDQAATIRALDLSRTSITPESLRTVVQVPGLTLHELRLQGCKELSDQAVEVLCRHQPSLRCLDLSGCTELTNRSVGAVASGLAKLQVLSLSRDWRVTENGLAELAKLPHLKSLDLSECLHVSGAEIVKGLSSPQPRAQLESLSLRSCCYIRNVAIFSMAQLLGSSLRVLDLTSCVYLTDLSVRAIATYLPGLLVLRLGWCKEVTDWGLLGIVEPTKDCEPRTETEDKGPSFTRTFGNMGFFQPPQMPFQDKPRTVTDEDLSQFQEQEGSSVLALRGLRELDLTACAKLTDGSLTQVIRFPDLQRLSLSMLPEISDESLASVAQHCCSLTSLALSRCPQISDQGVARAAPHMQRLQHLYLAGCDGVTDRSLSILAQHCRRLRTLDISMCKDITIKKVDLLQSQLPFLENVQCHFVSGADLTLTL